One Maribacter cobaltidurans genomic window carries:
- the dcm gene encoding DNA (cytosine-5-)-methyltransferase has product MKKLTVIELFAGVGGFRLGLEQADNYKVVWSNQWEPSTKTQHASMVYEARFGPENHSNYDISEVPSSEIPDADLLVGGFPCQDYSVATTLQNSKGLIGKKGVLWWSIHRILSEKKHPPKYLFLENVDRLLKSPSSQRGRDFAIMLKSLEELGYAVEWRVINASEYGMPQRRRRIFFLGYHKSTQLYKKLRKSDAKNWMLQDGVLAEAFPVDEGTSVIREYTIEGDLVSLSDNFNKGQKLSPFENTGVFVEGKVITAKTKSCYEGERTFLKDILQNGDVPKEFYIGEEDLPKWEYLKGSKKEVRTAKSGFSYNYSEGAMVFPDALNNASRTIITGEGGKSPSRFKHVVQTSKGLRRLTPMELERLNMFPDNHTQLDGISDTKRAFFMGNALVVGIIERIGAVLSQKINV; this is encoded by the coding sequence ATGAAAAAGCTGACCGTTATAGAACTTTTTGCCGGTGTTGGAGGGTTCCGCCTAGGGTTGGAACAAGCCGATAACTATAAGGTTGTCTGGAGCAATCAATGGGAACCCAGTACCAAAACACAACATGCCTCCATGGTCTATGAGGCTCGATTTGGTCCTGAAAATCATAGTAATTACGATATCTCAGAAGTGCCCTCCTCAGAAATTCCCGATGCAGATTTACTCGTAGGGGGATTCCCTTGCCAAGACTATTCGGTGGCTACTACTTTACAAAATTCCAAAGGCCTTATTGGTAAAAAAGGAGTGCTTTGGTGGAGCATCCACAGGATTCTATCGGAAAAAAAACATCCTCCAAAATATCTTTTTTTAGAGAATGTGGACCGTTTACTTAAGTCACCTTCCAGTCAAAGAGGTCGGGATTTTGCCATTATGCTCAAAAGTTTGGAGGAACTGGGTTATGCCGTGGAATGGCGTGTTATCAATGCTTCGGAATATGGTATGCCACAACGGAGGAGGCGTATCTTTTTTTTGGGCTATCACAAAAGCACCCAGCTCTACAAAAAATTAAGGAAGTCCGATGCCAAAAATTGGATGTTACAGGATGGTGTCCTGGCCGAAGCCTTTCCGGTTGATGAAGGCACTTCGGTTATTCGAGAATATACTATAGAGGGAGATTTGGTTTCCCTTTCGGATAACTTCAACAAGGGGCAAAAACTATCACCCTTTGAAAATACCGGCGTATTTGTTGAAGGAAAAGTGATTACGGCGAAAACTAAGTCGTGCTACGAAGGGGAAAGAACGTTTTTGAAAGATATACTTCAAAATGGGGATGTCCCGAAGGAGTTTTACATCGGTGAAGAAGACCTGCCCAAGTGGGAATATTTAAAAGGTTCTAAAAAAGAGGTCAGAACTGCTAAAAGTGGATTTAGCTATAACTACAGTGAAGGGGCTATGGTGTTTCCGGATGCCTTGAACAATGCCTCAAGAACAATCATTACCGGGGAAGGTGGTAAAAGTCCATCAAGATTTAAACATGTGGTGCAAACTTCCAAAGGATTGCGCCGGTTAACTCCAATGGAGTTGGAGCGATTGAACATGTTTCCGGACAATCACACCCAGTTAGATGGGATTAGCGATACCAAGCGGGCCTTTTTTATGGGGAATGCCTTGGTGGTCGGTATAATAGAAAGGATTGGTGCCGTATTGTCACAAAAGATAAACGTTTAA
- a CDS encoding SH3 domain-containing C40 family peptidase — protein sequence MRFSIYCLVLFLIFGCQPEQKKDVEVSSYIEEIKNEFAPDKRVALFKIEGEQNPKGWTLKGETNLPEALIALKEKLEEANIVYIDSIKVLPGENLEGKHHAVVSISVANLRSEPKHSAELSTQATLGTPLKVWKMEGGWYYIQTPDKYLAWVNSGEISLLTDAELDEWMNRDKIIYIDTYGHAFSNVRSQTRVSDLVAGNILETTGEEGDFYRVRFPDGREAYVRKKEAKPYDTWLDGLDRSQESLVETSKTLMGVPYLWGGTSTKGMDCSGFTKTVYFLNGMIIPRDASQQVRTGNGIDSVKNFNQLQKGDLLFFGRKATDSTAEKVVHVGMWIGNNEFIHASDRVRISSMDKDAENYDEYNLNRYLRTKRVLNQKDQALIDLQRNFTFLNSN from the coding sequence ATGCGGTTTTCTATTTATTGTTTAGTTCTGTTTTTGATATTTGGTTGCCAACCCGAACAAAAGAAAGATGTAGAAGTTTCATCCTATATTGAAGAAATCAAAAATGAATTTGCGCCGGATAAGCGAGTGGCTCTTTTCAAGATAGAAGGAGAGCAAAACCCTAAGGGTTGGACGCTTAAAGGAGAAACTAATTTGCCGGAAGCACTCATTGCCCTTAAAGAAAAATTGGAGGAAGCCAACATTGTTTATATCGATAGTATAAAAGTACTGCCAGGTGAAAATTTGGAGGGGAAACACCATGCCGTGGTATCCATTTCTGTGGCCAATTTGCGAAGCGAACCAAAACACTCTGCTGAACTTTCTACACAGGCAACACTGGGAACCCCATTAAAAGTTTGGAAAATGGAGGGAGGCTGGTATTACATCCAAACCCCTGACAAGTATTTGGCCTGGGTAAATTCCGGTGAAATTTCATTGTTGACCGATGCGGAACTGGACGAATGGATGAACCGGGATAAAATAATTTATATAGATACATACGGACATGCTTTCTCCAATGTAAGGTCCCAAACCAGGGTTTCGGATCTGGTAGCGGGCAATATTTTGGAAACAACTGGAGAAGAGGGAGATTTCTACAGGGTCAGGTTTCCTGATGGCAGGGAGGCCTATGTTCGAAAGAAAGAAGCAAAACCCTACGATACTTGGCTGGATGGCTTGGACAGAAGTCAGGAGTCGCTTGTAGAAACGTCCAAGACTCTTATGGGAGTGCCTTATCTTTGGGGTGGAACTTCTACCAAGGGCATGGATTGCAGTGGCTTCACCAAAACCGTGTATTTTTTAAACGGCATGATTATTCCGCGGGATGCTTCACAACAAGTACGTACCGGAAATGGCATAGACTCTGTCAAGAACTTTAATCAATTACAAAAAGGGGACCTACTGTTTTTTGGTAGAAAAGCTACAGATTCTACCGCGGAAAAAGTGGTCCATGTAGGAATGTGGATTGGGAACAATGAATTTATACATGCATCGGACCGAGTACGAATTAGCAGTATGGACAAGGATGCTGAAAATTATGATGAATACAACTTAAATCGATACCTACGCACCAAACGTGTCTTGAACCAAAAGGACCAAGCTTTGATTGATTTACAACGCAACTTTACCTTTTTGAATTCAAACTAA